From the Thermosynechococcus sp. genome, the window GGGGAGCATGGGTAATATCGTCATCATCCAGCCATACTCGACCATAATCCGGTCGTTCAATCCCCGTGGCCATGTAAAAGGTTGTCGTTTTCCCTGCACCATTGGGCCCCAGCAGACCCACCACCTCTCCCCGTGCCACCGAAAGGCTGACATGATTCACCACCCAACGACTGCCATATCGCTTACAGACGCCCTCTAAACGCAGGCTTGTAGGCAGCGTAAACCGCTCATTGGGGCTGCACAGGTGTAAGAATTTGTTGGTTAGGGTCATCGGGGATCATCAGGATAGATTCAACTTGGCGGCTGGGCGCCGGTAGGGCCACAAATTTTGCTTCCCTAATTAGATAAGTGATAGTATCGGCGCGGAGGCTGTTCCCCTGTTGCCAGACGTACACATTCCCACTGAGGACAATGCGACCTTCGCGACTGAAGTATTGCGCCTGTGCCGCTGTGGCCTGAATTTGGCGGGCCGGATAGCGTAGCTGCACATTACCCCGGGCCGTAATCACCCCCGTGACTGCATTTGCCTGTTGCACATCGGCCAAAATGGTCAAGGCTTGGGAAGGTGCTTCTTGGGACTCTGCCGGCTGCCAGCAGAGGGGAGCTATTGCCAACCCCACTCCCAGTGTACTCAATGCCAAGAGGCAGGATGACCATTGGGAACCAGAGCGCAACATGTCCTTCACTCTCCGCCACAATGTCTCTATCCTAGTGGATAGGGGAATTGTTCCGTGCCATGCCCGTTTATTTCTATTGGGGTGAGGATCAATTTCGGCTAGAGCAAGCAGTTAAGGCCCTACGTCAAGCAGTGGTTGATCCCCTGTGGGAGAGTTTTAACTTCGAGAAATTTGCCGGGGAAGAAGCCGAAGCGGTCCAAACAGCCCTAGCACAGGTGATGACACCGCCATTTGGGGCGGGCGATCGCTTGGTGTGGCTGGTGAATACGACCCTGGGTCAACGCTGTAGTGCGGAGCTACTTGGCGATTTGGCACTGACCTTGCCGCAAATTCCCGCCAACTGTCATTTGCTCCTCACCAGTCCCCAAAAACCCGACAGCCGTAGTAAAGCCATCAAGCTACTGCAACAGTATGGCACCATTCAGGAATTTAGTCCAATTGCCGCTTGGAAAACCGCTGAGATTGAACAGCAGATCCGTAAGGCAGCTCAACGCTATCAGCTGCACCTGCCCCCGGAAGGGGTACAACTGCTGGCAGAGGCCGTGGGTAATGACAGCCGCCAACTGCACAACGAACTAGAGAAATTGGCTTTGTTTGCGGGCGATCGCCCCCTTACCACTGAAGACATCACAACCCTTGTTCATGCCACCCAACAAAGCAGCCTCACCCTGGCCAGTACCCTGCTGCGGGGAGATACAGCTGCTGCCCTGACTCAACTGGAGGACTTGCTGCTACAAAATGAACCCCCGTTGCGCCTTTTGGCTACCCTGACAAAACAATTTCGCACCTGGTTGTGGGTCAAGTTGCTCAGCCATGAGCGGGACAATCAACGGCTTGCCAAGCTAGCAGAGGTGGGAAATCCGAAACGGGTCTATTTCTTGCAAAAAGAAGTGAACGCTGTTGCTCTGCCTGCCCTTCAGGCCTGTTTACAGATTCTCTTAGCCACGGAGTATCAATTAAAGCTAGGGGCTGAACCAGTGGCTACGCTACGCCAAGGGATGATTCAGCTTTCCTTGGCCTGCTCACGGCGTTCTTGGGGCGATCGCTCTGGCGGCGGTGACAGTTGACTTGGGGACAGCCGCGCAGGTTTGCGACTGGGACGATTCCACGTTTGCCATGCAGCTTTTACCCCAGCAAAGACACTACGGGTGGTCACTTTCACCTCTTGGACTTGGCGTTTTGCCGCTGCAATCCCTTGATCCACCTGCTTGACCACGTTCCCAGCACTTTCTACCCCTTGGCTAATGTCATCGGTGAGATCGCTAATCTCTAGACCGGTCAAGCGAATCGCTTCTAGGGTAGGGGGAAGTTCACGCCCCAAGGTATCAAAGAGCTTTTCAGCACTGCGAGCAGCCCGTGCCAACTCCATAAATGCCGGAATCGCAGCAACCAGAACGGCTGCCAAGCATACGGCCACCAATACCAGTGACACCGCCAACCAAAAAATTGGTTCTGTCACGTTACTTCGTCCACTGAGTCTTGCACGGGATGTGTCCCGATACTATCACGACTTCCCCAGGAGCAACAGTTACGGGAGTAAAGCCCAAGGCAGAGGTCCACTGCAGAACTGAGAAATGAGCCGTAATATTCATGCCCAAAACCAAGCGCAGCTAGCAAGTTTGCTACAATTGCTGTGCAGCCATTGGTTGCTGTTCCGCGCGAGGAATCATCAATGTCTTTATGCCAGCCGTTGCGCTGGGGAGGTGCCACAATCGTTATCTCTTTAATCGGTTTAGGGGCGGCTGCTACTCCCTTGCCCAAATGGATGGCGCGCTTCAACCTGAGAGCCCAGCAAGCCCAACAAATGCAGGCGATCGACGACCGGTATAGGCAAAAAGTGCCACAGGTGGCATTGAACGCAGCTCAAGAACAGGTAGAGAAATTCTTGGTGGCGGGTGCCCCCACAGCTAAACTCCAGCAACAATTTGACTTGGTGATGAGCTTACAGCAGATGCTGCAACGGCCACGTTTTGCGGCTGCGTTAGAAATCCCGCAAGATCGCACCCCTGCTCAGGGCCAACCCCTGGCGGCTATGAATTGCCAACGCTGCGTGAATTTACCTGATCACCAGGGGGCAACCATGCCCTAGTTGGTCGGCTTCTTGAGGTATCTGCTGATCGTTTTGTTTAGGACGGTTTGCCGTGAGCACTGAATCCCATTCCCATTTTTCCCCTTCTGTGCATTCCCATCCCCATCATCACAGTGAAGAATCCCTGCGGGCAATTGTCAATCGGCTTTCGCGGATTGAGGGACATGTGCGCGGCATCAAAACGATGGTGCAGGATAGTCGTCCTTGCCCCGAGGTGCTGATTCAAATTGCCGCTGTGCGGGGAGCATTGGATCGGGTGGCACGCTTAATTTTAGATGAACACTTAGATAAGTGTGTTACCCGCGCGGCTCAAGAGGGGCGCATTGATCAGGAACTCGCCGAACTCAAAGCCGCCCTTGATCATTTTTTGGGATAATAGATCTTTTTTTGGGATATATAGTTCGCTTTTTTGGGATAATAGTTCGGGATAGCATAAGCAATGCCAATGCCTGCTGTTGTTGTGGTCAATTGGGTCCTGGGAATCATCCTCGCCATTTTTACCCTGATCTTTTTGGGGCGGATTGTCCTCACGTGGTACCCGCAAATTAACCTCACCCAAGGGCCATTGAAAGTGATTTACTGGCTCTCAGAGCCTGTGCTGGCACCCACCCGCCGCATCGTGCCGCCTCTCGGGGGAGTTGATATTAGCCCGATTATTTGGGTGGGGATTGTCACACTCCTGCGGGAATTACTTGTGGGGCAGCAGGGCCTGTTGTTTATCCTGTTTCCGCCGGCCTAGTGGAGACAGCAACGATCCTCAACCCCAAGCCATTTCTCAAGTGGGCGGGGGGCAAGTCTCAATTACTGAGCCAAATGGCCCCCTACCTACCCCGTCAATGCTGCTGTTATGCTGAGCCATTTTGTGGCAGTGCAGCGCTCTATTGGTATCTCTTTGGCAAAGCCCAGCAAGGGCAGTTTCAATTTCAGCAGGCGCACCTGAGCGATCGCAACCCTGAACTCATCAACTGCTACCAAATTGTGCGCGATCGCGTTGAGGAATTGATTCAGAAACTTACAGAATATCGGCAACAGCATAGTGAAGCCTTTTACTACCACGTTCGGGGTTGGGATCCGCAGCAACTTGACCCGCTGACCCGTGCCGCTCGTTTGATCTATCTGAACAAAACCTGTTTTAACGGCCTCTATCGCGTTAATCGTGCGGGACAGTTCAACGTTCCTATGGGGCGTTATCGCAATCCCCAGATTTTTGATCCAGAGGCTTTGCGTCAGGCGAGTCATGCCCTTCAAGGTGTGAAACTAACTGTGGCCGATTTTCAGGAGGTCTTAACTTGGGCAGCGACGGGAGATTTTATTTACTTTGATCCGCCGTATTATCCGCTTTCCAAAACGGCTAATTTTACAAGCTACGTCAGCCAACCTTTCGGCGAGGCAGAGCAGACTGCCCTAGCTAAGGTGGTGGCTGAACTAGCTCAACGGCGATGCTACGTCATGCTGAGCAATGCTTGGGTTGAACCCATGCTGCAACTCTATCGCTCTTGGCGTTGCATTGAACTTAAAGCCAGCCGTGTCATCAACTCCGATCGCCATAAACGGGGTAAGGTTAGTGAACTATTGGTGGTCACCTATTGTTGCTAAACCCAGCAATTCTGACAAGGCTTATGCAGGGAAGTATTTACCCCGTGTCGTGATCATGACGGCGCCCCGTTCGCGAATCAAATCCTTGGCGGCCCGTTCCAAGCGATAGCCAAAAAAGAGGGGGCGAATCTCCTCACTTGCCTCTACCTGAGCTACAAGGTTTAAGAATCGCTCCACCTCTGATTCTGTAATGTTGCTTTTCACCTCTCCTAGCACCAATACAGGACGCCCCTCCACCTGAGCGCGAATCACTAAATCAAATTCATACTCGCCATTGTTGCGCAGGGGCAGGGTGTCGCGATCGCAAAAGTCAATCTCCATCCCCCAACGATACTCTAGAATTTCTGGCACTACTTCCAAAGCCAAGTCTTCCAGGGAGCCACCGAGGGCTTCACTGAGACCTCCCACCTGCCGCGCCAGTTGTTTCACTGCCCTCTCTGTGCGCTCTTGGGCGGCAGACAGCCGATCTACAGCAACAGCTAGCTGATCCACCCGTTCCTCAGTACGCTTTTGGGCTTGGGCTAGCTCTTCTACCCGTTCCTCAGTGCGTTTTTGGGCTTGGGCTAGCTCTTCTACCCGTTCCTCAGTGCGTTTTTGGGCTTGGGCTAGCTCTTCTACCCGTTCCTCAGTGCGTTTTTGGGCTTGGGCTAGCTCTTCCACCCGTTCCTCAGTACGCTTTTGGGCCTGGGCTAGCTCTTCTACCCGTTCCTCAGTACGTTTTTGGGCTTGGGCTAGCTCTTCTACCCGTTCCTCAGTACGTTTTTGGGCTTGGGCTAGCTCTTCTACCCGTTCCTCGGTGCGTTTTTGGGCTTGACCCAGATCGGCAACGATTGACTTCAGTTCATTGAAGTCCCTCGCCCTTACGACGTCGTCATAGGCCTCACGGATCACTTCCACCAGTAGATGTGCCTGTTCCGGTGTAAAAGCAGTCCGTAATTTTTCTTCCAGCGTAGAGGCCATTGCCTTTGGAACTTGTTGGTACCTTAATATTCTTATATTCTAACGACAACCCAATTTGCCGGTTACTAGTGATTAAACTATAAACAATCAGGTGGCTTGAGGACGGTGTGATGGTGAAAGATGGGTTACGCTACTGGCCGCTGGGTATGGCTTTTCTTTTAGGAGTGGGTCTTGAACCCGTCAGAGCGGCGGAGAGGTCCCTACCCCCAACTGGTCTAGCAGAAGAGGCGTTGATTGCTCTCATTGAAGCGGCCCCCCTTGCCCAAGCTCGCCTGCCACAATCTGAAGGCTCTGCTATCGATCTATTGCCGCTGCCACCCCAGCCCGCCGCAGAAGTTGCCCCCCCTCAGAGAATCTGCCGCTTCCCTGCCGACGACCATTGAGGTCAAGGTTGATTCGTTACCTTCTGCTGTCGAACCCTCACCGACAACGACTGACTTCGCCGGAATTCTCCAGAGGCCCTCACAACACCGCAACTAACAGCAGAGCAGGCAGCACAGGAGGCGCGTTTAGCACTTCTACGGGAGGGCGATCGCTACTGGCAATTAGGCGACCTGACCACCGCCCAAACCTACTACCAAAAGGCCAAAGCTGACCTGAATGTGCCACCACCCCGTGTCGCACCTCCCGCTGTACTGGAAATTAGTCAACTGCCCCCGGCAGCCCAAGTCTATTGGCGAGAAGTTCAGTCTGGCTCCCGACTTTACACTGCCCAGGCTGTACCGCTACAGCTGCTGGTGGAGCAATTTCCGGAGTTTATTCCTGCTCAAGTGCGGTTTGCTGAGTTTCTGGCTCAGCAGGGTTCCCTCAAAGAGGCCTATGCCCATCTAGAGAAGGCCGCCAGTCTCTATCCCGACCAGCCAGACATTCAACGCAGCCTGATTGCGCTCTACGATCGCCAGCAGCAGTGGCTGGAAGCAGCGCTTGCCGCCCAGCGGTTTGCCCTCCTGAATCCTGATCATCCTGCTACACCGGAATTTGAGCAACTGGCCGCAGAGCGCATGCAACGGTTCCGGCGCCGTCTTCAAGGGCAATTGCGCGAAGGCATGGTTGTGGGTGCCCTCACCGGCCTAGTCGGTGTCGCCCTCACGGGCAATCCCCTGCTGTCTTTGAACTCGATTCAAATGATGACCTTGATGATGCAAGGGGAGTCTGCCCTAGGCCGCTCAGCGGCGCGGCATATTAGCCGCCAAGTCAAGCTCCTTGAGGATGCGGAAGTACAGACCTATGTCAATGAAGTCGGGCAGCGCCTTGCCAAAGTGGCCGGTCGCAATGAATTTGAGTATGAATTTTTTGTGATAAAAGACAATGATCTCAACGCCTTTGCCCTTCCCGGCGGCAAGATCTTTATCAACTCTGGTGCAATTCTCAAAGCGAATACCGAAGCGGAACTTGCAGGATTACTTGCCCACGAAATTGCCCATACAGTCCTCTCCCACGGTTTTCGCTTGATGAGCCAAGGCACGGCCACTGCCAACTTGACGCGGTTATTACCCGCTGGTGGCTATGTGACAGGGATTCTCGTAACTAGCTATAGTCGTGAAATGGAGCGAGAGGCGGATATTTTGGGCACACAGATTCTTGCCAGGGCAGGCTATGCTGCTGATGGCCTACTTAACCTAATGCACACCCTCAAACAGGAATACCGCCATCAGGAGCCACCGCTACCGTGGTTTTCCACGCACCCCCCTACTAATGAGCGCATTCGCTATATTCGTGGTTTGATGGGCGATCGCGGGTACACCCCCTTTGCCTTTGAGGGAGTCGAACGGCACCAAGGAATTCAAGCGCACTTGCGTGCCCTTGTGGATCCCCCCAATCCCCCAAAATCCAAACGGGAAACTCCCAGGACACCCCAATAGCTCAGTCCGCTCTGCACGTTTTGAATATGTTTTGAATGTCTCAACACCGTTTTCAAGCCCTTGAGTATGAGCCTGCCTTTCTTTCCCTAGGGGAAGAGTACTGGGACGAGGTACAACCAGCAACATTTCCGCAGCATATCCTGCGTTTTCGCAATGATACTCTCTTACCCTTGATGGGCTTGGATGCCGCTGAAGTAACCGATGCCGATTTTATTGCCGCCTTTGGCCAGTTTCAGGGGCGAGAACCCTTTTTGGCGATGCGTTACCACGGCTATCAGTTTGGGGAATATAACCCCCGTTTAGGAGATGGTCGCGGGTTTCTCTATGGCCAGTTTCGCGGTGTGGATGGTCAACTGTATGACCTTGGCACAAAGGGTTCTGGCACCACACCCTATTCGCGAGGGGGGGATGGTCGCCTTACATTAAAAGGGGGTGTCCGCGAAGTTTTGGCCAGTGAACTGCTGCATCGCTTGGGGGTGCGTACCTTTCGCAGTCTCAGTTTAGTGGAAACGAGGGAATCCCTGTGGCGAGGGGATGAGCCATCGCCGACACGATCGAGTGTCTTGGTGCGCCTGGGGCGCTCCCATATCCGCTTTGGTACCTTTGAGCGGCTCCACTATCTGCGGCGACCAGATTTGATTCGACGGTTGCTCGACCACGTCATTGACTACTACTATCCCCATTTGCTAGAGATCCCAGACCCCAAGGAACGGGATTGTGCTTTCTATCGTGAACTGGTGGCACGCACAGCGGATCTGGCGGCACAGTGGTTGGTGGCGGGCTTTTGCCATGGTGTTTTGAACACCGATAATATGGCGATCACGGGTGAAAGTTTTGACTATGGTCCCTATGTTTTTTTGGAACGGTATGATTTAGGATTTACGGCAGCCTCCTTTGACTACTATGGCCGATATGCCTATGGCAATCAACCGGCAATTTGTGCTTGGAATCTGGAGAAACTGCAAATTCCGCTGTCTTGGGTCATTCCCCTTGAGGAAATGGCAACAGCTCTGAAAACCTTTGGCGATCGCTGTCAAACCACCTATTTGAAACTGATGCTCAAACGCCTCGGTTGGGCAGATCTTCCCCTAGAGCTTGGCCGTTCCCTCGTAGCGCAGACCCAAGCTTTCCTCAGTCGCAGCATCATCAGTTATCCTCAATTCTTTATCAGCTTGCGGCAGGAATTTTCCCCAGAGTGGGCTGCCGATGTGGGTCATCTCTTTTCGGGCAGCCCAACCCTGACACCAGCAGATCAGAAATTGCTAGAGGCTTGGAAAAGATGCTACTTTGAGCTATTGCAGCAGGCAACTCCACCACAGCGGGCAGCAATTCCCCAGACCTTACGGGCAGCCAACCCCCTTGTCATCCTCACTCGTCCCCACATCGAACAGATTTGGCAAGCCATTGATCAGGAGGATGATTGGTCGCGATTTACGGCAACTCTTGAGCTAATGCAGGCATGAAGCGACTCCTTTGCCTTAGTAATGGTCACGGTGAGGACGCGATCGCCAGTATCACTTTACAAGCCCTGAAAGAGCGTTGCCCAGATGTAGATCTAATGGCGTTGCCCTTGGTGGGCTTAGGGTCTGCCTATACTCGGCTCGGTATTCCGCTCTTGCACCCAGGAAAAGTGCTGCCCTCCGGTGGATTTATCTACATGGATTTACGGCATTTATGGCGGGATCTCAAGGCTGGTCTGCTGGGACTTTTAGGATCGCAGATTCGCACCATCCAAGCTTGGCAGCAGTTGGGAGGGCATCTTTTGGCGGTGGGGGATATTGTGCCATTGTTGCTGGCCTATGGCAGTGGCGGCACCTACAGTTTTATTGGCACTGCCAAGTCTGACTATTACCTTTGGGATGGGACAGGGCGCCCCTATGGTTGGGGAATGGGTTGGGCAGGCAGTGACTATCTTCCCTGGGAACGGTGGTTGTGGCGATCGCCCCGCTGTCGCGGCATTTTTATTCGCGATGAGTTAACCGCCAAAGGGTTGCGGCAATTGGGTTACACGGTTCACTACTGTGGCAATCCAATGATGGACTTAGTGATGCCCCCCCCTGAGCAATCCCCCTTTACCACTAAAACTATTGTGCTGCTGCCGGGGTCTCGTGCCCCCGAGGCCTACCGCAATTGGCAACACATTCTAGGGGTACTGACACCCCATCACGATCAGCCCCTGACATGTCTTGCCGCCGTCAGTCCCAGCCTTGATTTACAGCTTCTTGAGCAGAGTCTGGAGGGTTGGCAACCGATAGCCAGTCCATTACCCAAGACCACCGCATGGCGGTTGGGTCAGCAACAACTGATCTTAAGTTCACACCACTTTCGGGAATTTCTGCATTGGGCAGAAGGGGCAATTGCCCTTGCCGGCACCGCAACCGAGCAGTGTGTGGGCCTCGGCAAGCCGGTGGTGACATTTGCCGGTGAAGGCCCCCAATTTACCCGTCGTTTTGCCCGCCGTCAAAAACGCCTACTGGGGGAGTCCATCTTTTTTCTGGATGATCCCCTAGAAGCCCTCCCTACCCTCTGGAGTATTTGGCGAGATTCTGAGTTACTAGCTCGAATTGCCGCTAACGGTGTCGAGCGTATGGGGCGTCCAGGAGCGAGCGATCGCATTGCTGCCCGCCTGCTAGAAATACTCAATGGTTGAGTCTTCATAAAAATCTTCATAAAAAAGACTCCCATCGCTTAATGGGAGCCAAGAAGTTCTGAATGAGAATCCGTAAGTTGCCCTAATCTAGGCTAGGCATCGAGAGCACGGGTTCAGATTCACGGTCAATCCCCTTCTCAAAGCCAGCCGCCGCCGCCCGGGCACGCCCCGCATGCCATAGGTGACCCACCAAGAAGAAGAAGGCCAAGACAAAATGCGAGGTTGCTAGCCAAGAGCGGGGAGACACGAAGTTCACCGAGTTAATTTCGGTGGCCACACCGCCCACAGAGTTGAGAGAACCTAAGGGAGCGTGGGTCATGTACTCAGCGGCACGACGTTCCTGCCAAGGCTGAATATCGTTT encodes:
- a CDS encoding YggT family protein, translated to MPAVVVVNWVLGIILAIFTLIFLGRIVLTWYPQINLTQGPLKVIYWLSEPVLAPTRRIVPPLGGVDISPIIWVGIVTLLRELLVGQQGLLFILFPPA
- a CDS encoding metal-sensing transcriptional repressor — protein: MSTESHSHFSPSVHSHPHHHSEESLRAIVNRLSRIEGHVRGIKTMVQDSRPCPEVLIQIAAVRGALDRVARLILDEHLDKCVTRAAQEGRIDQELAELKAALDHFLG
- a CDS encoding YdiU family protein encodes the protein MSQHRFQALEYEPAFLSLGEEYWDEVQPATFPQHILRFRNDTLLPLMGLDAAEVTDADFIAAFGQFQGREPFLAMRYHGYQFGEYNPRLGDGRGFLYGQFRGVDGQLYDLGTKGSGTTPYSRGGDGRLTLKGGVREVLASELLHRLGVRTFRSLSLVETRESLWRGDEPSPTRSSVLVRLGRSHIRFGTFERLHYLRRPDLIRRLLDHVIDYYYPHLLEIPDPKERDCAFYRELVARTADLAAQWLVAGFCHGVLNTDNMAITGESFDYGPYVFLERYDLGFTAASFDYYGRYAYGNQPAICAWNLEKLQIPLSWVIPLEEMATALKTFGDRCQTTYLKLMLKRLGWADLPLELGRSLVAQTQAFLSRSIISYPQFFISLRQEFSPEWAADVGHLFSGSPTLTPADQKLLEAWKRCYFELLQQATPPQRAAIPQTLRAANPLVILTRPHIEQIWQAIDQEDDWSRFTATLELMQA
- a CDS encoding DNA adenine methylase — protein: METATILNPKPFLKWAGGKSQLLSQMAPYLPRQCCCYAEPFCGSAALYWYLFGKAQQGQFQFQQAHLSDRNPELINCYQIVRDRVEELIQKLTEYRQQHSEAFYYHVRGWDPQQLDPLTRAARLIYLNKTCFNGLYRVNRAGQFNVPMGRYRNPQIFDPEALRQASHALQGVKLTVADFQEVLTWAATGDFIYFDPPYYPLSKTANFTSYVSQPFGEAEQTALAKVVAELAQRRCYVMLSNAWVEPMLQLYRSWRCIELKASRVINSDRHKRGKVSELLVVTYCC
- the holA gene encoding DNA polymerase III subunit delta produces the protein MPVYFYWGEDQFRLEQAVKALRQAVVDPLWESFNFEKFAGEEAEAVQTALAQVMTPPFGAGDRLVWLVNTTLGQRCSAELLGDLALTLPQIPANCHLLLTSPQKPDSRSKAIKLLQQYGTIQEFSPIAAWKTAEIEQQIRKAAQRYQLHLPPEGVQLLAEAVGNDSRQLHNELEKLALFAGDRPLTTEDITTLVHATQQSSLTLASTLLRGDTAAALTQLEDLLLQNEPPLRLLATLTKQFRTWLWVKLLSHERDNQRLAKLAEVGNPKRVYFLQKEVNAVALPALQACLQILLATEYQLKLGAEPVATLRQGMIQLSLACSRRSWGDRSGGGDS
- a CDS encoding LptA/OstA family protein, translating into MLRSGSQWSSCLLALSTLGVGLAIAPLCWQPAESQEAPSQALTILADVQQANAVTGVITARGNVQLRYPARQIQATAAQAQYFSREGRIVLSGNVYVWQQGNSLRADTITYLIREAKFVALPAPSRQVESILMIPDDPNQQILTPVQPQ
- a CDS encoding M48 family metallopeptidase, whose amino-acid sequence is MPPPRVAPPAVLEISQLPPAAQVYWREVQSGSRLYTAQAVPLQLLVEQFPEFIPAQVRFAEFLAQQGSLKEAYAHLEKAASLYPDQPDIQRSLIALYDRQQQWLEAALAAQRFALLNPDHPATPEFEQLAAERMQRFRRRLQGQLREGMVVGALTGLVGVALTGNPLLSLNSIQMMTLMMQGESALGRSAARHISRQVKLLEDAEVQTYVNEVGQRLAKVAGRNEFEYEFFVIKDNDLNAFALPGGKIFINSGAILKANTEAELAGLLAHEIAHTVLSHGFRLMSQGTATANLTRLLPAGGYVTGILVTSYSREMEREADILGTQILARAGYAADGLLNLMHTLKQEYRHQEPPLPWFSTHPPTNERIRYIRGLMGDRGYTPFAFEGVERHQGIQAHLRALVDPPNPPKSKRETPRTPQ
- a CDS encoding lipid-A-disaccharide synthase-related protein yields the protein MKRLLCLSNGHGEDAIASITLQALKERCPDVDLMALPLVGLGSAYTRLGIPLLHPGKVLPSGGFIYMDLRHLWRDLKAGLLGLLGSQIRTIQAWQQLGGHLLAVGDIVPLLLAYGSGGTYSFIGTAKSDYYLWDGTGRPYGWGMGWAGSDYLPWERWLWRSPRCRGIFIRDELTAKGLRQLGYTVHYCGNPMMDLVMPPPEQSPFTTKTIVLLPGSRAPEAYRNWQHILGVLTPHHDQPLTCLAAVSPSLDLQLLEQSLEGWQPIASPLPKTTAWRLGQQQLILSSHHFREFLHWAEGAIALAGTATEQCVGLGKPVVTFAGEGPQFTRRFARRQKRLLGESIFFLDDPLEALPTLWSIWRDSELLARIAANGVERMGRPGASDRIAARLLEILNG